From Camelina sativa cultivar DH55 chromosome 5, Cs, whole genome shotgun sequence:
TTAGAGTTTAAGTTCAGAGTGTCGATCTTATTACTAAAGGTTTACTAAAGGTTAGatcttttttgataattttagaCTGTTTACCATTGGAGCGTTACTGAGAATCCAGAGATAAAGAATGCGTGCACCATCTTTGCTTGCACAATGCTTGCCCGGTTTGCTGCCTCAAGACCGAGGTGGTGTGTCTGCTTtatcagagaaagaaaaggatttGCAGCTTCCAACACCAGCTGTTGAGATCATACCTTCTAAGGTTGTTGTTTGCtcgttgtttgtttttatgattaTCATCAAAATAACGTTTTAGTAAAGAAATGTTCCGCCTAGTTTCTTATGACTTCTTCCTTTCCATGGCATATTCGGATTCACCATGTATATTAACATACTACTACTTCATTTTGAGAATGGAGTAGACCTATATTACCTTGCAATTCTAATGCTCttttcgtttctttcttttgtagacAGCAGCTCATCACAGGTATTCAGGAGAGAATCTAGATGTGCTCGGTTTACAAGTTTTTAAGGTACTACATAtgcaatttttaatatagttaaCCACTTCTAAGCTTTGAGGGAGTAgacataaaagttaaaaacttgtTATCAAATCTTTATACAAGATTTAACATGAAGAATTGAGATTGCTGGAAGGACCAGTGACGCAGTAGGATGATATTCTAATACTGGTTTTAAGAGTGGATATACTCTACCTTTTTTTGGTGAAACAGAAAGTAACCAGACTGTTTTTCTTTGAGAACTTAGTAAATAAGTCTACTATATGTTATAACTAGTATGTCTAGAAGTGCACGGTTTGCTTGATCTTTATAATTTGTCATTCAATAGTGAAAACAAGAATCGATTCTGGTGAGTAACAATGTATAGAATATCCTAACCTTTGCATTGTAACCATTAACTTGTTGCAGGGAAAAGTAAGTGTTGCGGATATGATCGGGCTCTCTGGTTCAGAAACTGCTTCTCTAAAAAATGAAGGTATGTACTTGACATGGACTTGCATCTGATGATTTCTTCCGTTTATGTATCATAATAAACTGTAAAAAGTTAAACTAATGTTGTGTAGGCTCTCTGAAAAGTTGGGAAAGCTCTATTGTTCTTGTTAATGTCCTTAAAAACGAAATCCGCGATGGACAGCTTAGTTTCAGGGGCAAAAGGGTCCTTGAGGTACCCCTTCTCTTCTGTACTCTTTTTATAGGAAAGCAATGCTTATCTCACTGAACGTACAATGGCACAAAAAATGTGGTCTGTCACTTATATACAAATCATATCTCTGTAGctttgttaaaattgtttaaaaattcgTTCAAACCTCTTACTCTCATCTTCCATTTCCACTTGCTAGTTAGGTGGCCTGCTACATATTTCATTTTTGTCGAGTGTTTTTATTCTGAATGTTGTACTGTGGTGAAGATGTTATGGATGTTCCATTTTAAGAATTGCGTTCTTACTTATCAGTAtatttttgctttgtttggtgACTTGAACAGCTAGGTTGCAATTACGGAGTTCCTGGGATATTTGCCTGCTTGAAAGTAAGTAAACTGTCACTGCTAGATAGCTATTACTTTCACATCTCTAGAAAACCATTCACATAATTGAATCTTGTTTGCTTTTTTCTAAAGGGTGCTTCCTCAGTCCACTTTCAAGACCTCAGCGCAGAAACAATAAGATGCACAACCATCCCAAACGTTCTTGCAAACCTCGAGCAAGCTCGAGACAGGCAAAGTCGTCAGCCAGAGAGCCCACTCACACCATCAAGACAAGCCGTCTCTGCATCAGTCCGTTTCTATGcaggagaatgggaagagctCTCGACCGTTCTATCCATCATTAGAACAGATGTCCTTGAACCAGCTATCCCTGCATTGAACTTGAGCTTTTCAGAGGAAGATTTCATGGATGGATGTAGTAGTCAAGACGGGAGCATTACAGGACAGCCAGATCTCTCTTCGAGGCAATCGAGGAAGCTCTCGGGAAGCAGAGCGTGGGAAAGAGCCAACGAGACTGATCAAGGAGGAGAATGTGGATATGATGTTATACTAATGACCGAAATCCCTTACTCGGTTACTTCTCTGAAGAAACTATACTCTCTCATAAAGAAggttagttgttttttttttaccattctctctctctagtaCCTTGACTCAGTGGATGTTTCCGGTTATAGTGATGGTGGTGTTGCTTTGATGTTGAGACAGTGCCTGAGACCGCCATACGGTGTAATGTATTTGGCAGCGAAGAAACAGTACGTAGGATTCAGCAGTGGAACGAGACATTTGAGGAACTTGGTCGATGAAGAAACGATCTTAGGAGCTCATTTGGTTAAGGAAACTACAGACAGAGATATCTGGAAGTTCTTCCTCAAGTAGGCGTAGAAGAAGAACTCACACTCATGAGTCATGTGACCAAAAACATTCTGCAGGCAACGTAAGTTGAAAGAAAGAAGTCaaatacaaaacattttttctttaatgtagATGATGTAATGATGTAACTGAAGAAGATCCAatcttcatttgattttttgtaaggattcaaatttatatgaaagtattttgtacttctcttctCCCAAATTGAGAGTGATTCCATTTACTGTGATTATGAGAAATTTTAtaacgtttgttttttttaacccaGTTTTCTAGtgatttattattttccatACGAATACAAACGTCactaattaataagaaaataacgaaaaaaatacaaaaaaaaaattatagttgaATATAAAAAGTAAGTAAAATAGATTTGTGtaaattagaaattattgaTTTCGTTTTACTCGACTAATGTTTGAGAAATAATGTGTGGACCCATAGaatatgcaaatattttttttttttcagttatagGAATATATAGTATTAGGGGGACCTATTCTTATGCACTTTTTGtgcattattttttgtttctcatgtgGTTTTTTACTACGCATCagttttatacaaaaaaacaaaaaaaaacaaaaaaaaacaaaagacacaaaTTAATATCTCTAGTCTACTAGATTACTACTATTACtattagaaattaaaattaaaaagaaaaagaaataatacGTAAAGCCTACAAAAGCAAAATGTTGCTGCCTCTTAACTGATCAACTTCGAGAGAATTGAGATTGCCTAAGATCCAAACTTGTCAGCTATGTCTATCAGCCACCAAGGCCTTTTTCATGAACGCTCCATCCCTTCATCCGTGAGAGTAGTATCATCATATAAAATGGCTTTAATATTCTCCTGCAGAAGCAAATCATAAGATGaatataaaaacattacaatgcattacaaagaaaaagaaaaaagagagaaagatcatAGGCATACCTTCAATGTCAGCTTGGCATTGTATTGAGGGCACCTGAACCTCATACCCGTTGGACAATTAGAGTGGCTGATTAAGATGCCGCAAAAACGAGCTCCACACCATGTCATCTAGACAAAGATATTAGAGGAGGAGCATAaataacaacacataacaataTTAGAGGCAGGGCCGTGCCTAGACTCTAGGAGGcctaagacaaaaaaaaaaaaaaaatttatacattttcatgatcaaaaatgttataacttataactaaaattagatatatttttttataataaattatagataattagtactttgtttttaatctatgaaaataaaactttatgtgatatactataaatatataatactatacaaattttttaatctattttcttaattaaaactttatatctacgaaaatactataattagtatatattgtaaaatactagagataaataaaaatattttttagtatattaaataattttttgaaacttaagaaaaagaacattgaaatttatatattactaatatatcaaataattatttaaattagaaggccaaaaaaacttaatattagGGGGCCTAAAgcaaatgccttttttttaactcatagaGGAGCATAACAACAGACAAAAACAAGAATCCATGAATATAAATAAGAACTTACATTAGGTCTTGCAGTAACTTAGCCTACAAAAGCAAAAGGTTGCATTGTTTACTCTCTGATTTTTAATTAGATACTGCCTCACTTGAAAAGTTAAACATGGAAACTACTCTGTCAACATTTCAAGTGGTTTAAGCACAAGAGGAGTATAACTAGAGAGGATTCAACGATTCATAACACTAGAGAGGATCCCTTCTCTCGTATGCTCTTTTTATAGGGAAAGCGCGCAATGCTTATCTCGCTTGGTCTGTCACTTATATACTCCAGTGTCGTGCAATTGAGCAACATATATCCAAGATAAGCAGTAATCTACAAATCATATATCTCTGTAGctttgttaaaattgtttacaaattcGTCCAAACCTTTTACTCTCATTTTCCATTTTCACTTGCTAGTTAGGTAAGGTGGCCTGATGACacatatatttcatttttgttcCATGTTGAGAACAGAATCCAATTTCTAAACGTATTGAAGGGAGACAAAAGGTTGTTATCTTTGAGTTTGAGATGAATAGAGAATGAATCAAATTAGTTTCTGTAAAATCTCTCACTAATACAAGAAACTgtactaacaaaaacaaaaatccccaaattggTAACCCTAATTTCTGGGAATAACAATAACCGGGACACCAATATCATTCAATTGCTCAGTTCCGTCGACTCTGATACCGGTACGACGAACGGAATCAAATAACGGAAGAACCCTCTTACGATGATGAATAGGTCGAGAGATCTCTTCGTCTGCATTAATGGAGACAGCGTCGACACCAAGCTCTCTTAAACGAAGGCCAAGCTTCTCGCCGACGCGTGAAGCGGTCTTTGAGTCCCAGAAATTGTTGGAATGAGGGAAACGGTAGAGATTAGCACGGCTTCTGGCTAGGAACTCTTGTTCGGAGGATGAAGCCATGGCTACGATCGTTGAAGATCCTGGTTGAGTCACTTGCGCTGTGATTTTACGGCATGATAAGACTAGTTGAAGAAGATGGTGACGGTGAGTCCCATTCATCGGTTGTGACGACGTCGACCGGTTAATTTTTGGTTTCTCGATCGGTTAATTTCCAAAAgatctcttcttgttttttttgctcACGGAGGAGGACGataatgagatttttttaattccaaatgagaaaattaaaaaatttaaaaagagatTTTTTACTTCTTGTCCAAGCTcgtatttttagtttttacccttttatttCCTTATAGTAATATTGACACTTATGtatgatatattaattattatccAAATCGAAGCTCAAGTCGTTGTCTTGTCTTGTCGAAGCCTAGAATTTGGTCGGAAAAGTTCGTTAATTCTCGGAGAAGAATGTCTACATCTCAACTTAACTCtgtttcttgtacttctccctTTGTCGATAATATCTCATACTCGTACAACATCGATGAGACTTATCTTATCTCACGTGCTTCAACACTAGTCCTATTAAACGAGGATCGGAGTTATGTAGACGATATATACTATAATGAGAAAATGGAAAGCAATAGCCCGtatagctcagtggtagagcgtCAGTCTTGTAAACTGAAGGTCCGTAGTTCGATCCTGCGTGTGGGCACTTTTTTCACCACCTTACTAATTTTATTTGTGTGTAGTTTAATTGTAAAGAATGATCATATCATACGATGGTTAACCATTGACTGGTGGTTCTACGGATGAACCTTTTGAGCTTGCAAGCgatgtataaattaatattttccagAAAAGATATACAAACAGAACATGGTTATGCTGCTagataatatccaaattaatttGTAAAGTCAATTACTAGTATTTCATAAGAGCATGCGTATGTCTTCTCTCTTCCGGAATATGTGCCTGATTGTGCAACTCCAATGTGTAATAATTAAGGtcaataactaattaattacgACAAACTGTTTGCTTACCCTAAATGTTTCTCGTTGACATTACTAGACAAGTAGGCGTTGTGTTATAAAGAGAAACCGCGTGTGACAGTTTggagatgtttttttgttgcagtGACTAATTTaaggattttctttttctttttttttcacccaTAGATTACTTATTTAGATTTTACTGTTTTAGACGATAATGTTACAAAGGTTTTGCGTCTTTTAGTggtaaatgttttaaattatgTATTCTCAAACCATATAGATGCTCCATATTCGATTTGTTGAATATCATGGTCCATCGAATATATTAGCCACTGAAACTGAAGTATTCCGATAAACTATGCTGATGTTCATAAAGCAGTTGACTTTCTAGTGTGAGTATCATCACTGaatcgtaaaaaaaaatctagtttcGGGTCTTTATAAGGAGAACCATTGAGCCTCTTTATACACAATTGCACACGAACTCAGTGTTTTAAGACGAGTgcaatctctctctcatgtCTCACCGGCGAaacaatatatctatatatacctTTGAAGCAATTGTTTCGTCATCTTTACTGTAATGGATGGTCCACTTTGGAAAAAGTGTATAAACCGGATAAAACAACAAAGTGTAAGTATAATAATCcacaatatacaatatatactgtattatcttgtaatgaaaacaaatgttaaagTGGTACGGGTACCTAAACTTATGAAATTACGTGGGATGATAAATAGTTTGGGGATTAGGAGTGAGATTGGCCACTAACTAGAATCATTGCAACCTATTGTTATTGTAGTAAACATACATTTAATAACAaaagacacacacaaaaaaagaaaagaacataaTGTCaattaaaagggaaaaaactttataattccTCTCTTAAGGACATATACAAAGAATATTTGAACCAGAAAATACagttaataacaatatataatgaCAACTATAAGTATGATCAATCATATAAGTGGAGCTGGCTTGGGTGAGCTGGAAGACAACAACCATATGAAGTCCATAAACACTCCTCACAAGTCAAATGTCCTTGGATCCCGTTACACCACACCCCCGCGTGAGAatctcaaaatatatgattgattattcattagtttatttttatataatatattatacattatttatttatagatgttataaactatatatcCATTGACCATGCATTAATCTAGTAATtaccaaaactgaaaattaaGTTTATGCTCTACTAATTCTAAATTTCCTGTCTactgttttagaaaaaaaatcatctaaagGCTCAGCATAATTTACAATCAGGATAATCATGTAACAGTATGCAATGATTAGAAAGACATGATGTTATACTTATAATGGACGATATACATGAAACTTTACGCAAGATCCAAAGAGTTTTGCCTCGTTAGTTAAGGAAGTGGATTAGTGTTTAATTATACTGTAAGTGAAGCCGATTATtgatttagttatatatatactcgaGTTCTAGTCTTCTAGATATTTTAGTCATAGACCGTTTTGGGGGAAAAATTTATCAACACTTTTTAGCgtatatagattattttatcCCAACGCCAATGACTAGTTCTTCTTTAGTTTACTTTCCAACGAACATTTTTGTCctctaactaaaatttattagttGCTAATATACATCCTATTCAAGTGcaaatatgaataataaaaatgaaaaattgttcATTCTCTCAATACTTGCAGTAATgccatataaaacaaatattatcttaaacctgtctgaaaattgaaaacaaagcaaataacGATATAACTCTCATCTCTCTCAGTCATGTCTTAAACTAGACTCATATAAAAAAGACACCAAGTCATTGTTATAATTGATCATCTCCAACTGCAACGGCCAAGGATTCAACAATGGTGTCTCTTTCTCTCACCTCTGCTACAACAATCTAATCCGGAACCAAACTACCTCTTTTGCTCTCTTTCCAATATCTGTCCTGGCTGAAACCTCTGCCCTCAAGAGATCCCCCGTTGATAtgtgaaccaaaccaaactgcatgagcaataaacaaaaaaactgacaTGATTTACATGTAGATATGCAAACATCGACAGCATAATCTTAAACATAGTGAAGATGGTGaaggtaaaataaaaactagaatgGGAATTgtacaaaactaaaacaagNNNNNNNNNNNNNNNNNNNNNNNNNNNNNNNNNNNNNNNNNNNNNNNNNNNNNNNNNNNNNNNNNNNNNNNNNNNNNNNNNNNNNNNNNNNNNNNNNNNNNNNNNNNNNNNNNNNNNNNNNNNNNNNNNNNNNNNNNNNNNNNNNNNNNNNNNNNNNNNNNNNNNNNNNNNNNNNNNNNNNNNNNNNNNNNNNNNNNNNNNNNNNNNNNNNNNNNNNNNNNNNNNNNNNNNNNNNNNNNNNNNNNNNNNNNNNNNNNNNNNNNNNNNNNNNNNNNNNNNNNNNNNNNNNNNNNNNNNNNNNNNNNNNNNNNNNNNNNNNNNNNNNNNNNNNNNNNNNNNNNNNNNNNNNNNNNNNNNNNNNNNNNNNNNNNNNNNNNNNNNNNNNNNNNNNNNNNNNNNNNNNNNNNNNNNNNNNNNNNNNNNNNNNNNNNNNNNNNNNNNNNNNNNNNNNNNNNNNNNNNNNNNNNNNNNNNNNNNNNNNNNNNNNNNNNNNNNNNNNNNNNNNNNNNNNNNNNNNNNNNNNNNNNNNNNNNNNNNNNNNNNNNNNNNNNNNNNNNNNNNNNNNNNNNNNNNNNNNNNNNNNNNNNNNNNNNNNNNNNNNNNNNNNNNNNNNNNNNNNNNNNNNNNNNNNNNNNNNNNNNNNNNNNNNNNNNNNNNNNNNNNNNNNNNNNNNNNNNNNNNNNNNNNNNNNNNNNNNNNNNNNNNNNNNNNNNNNNNNNNNNNNNNNNNNNNNNNNNNNNNNNNNNNNNNNNNNNNNNNNNNNNNNNNNNNNNNNNNNNNNNNNNNNNNNNNNNNNNNNNNNNNNNNNNNNNNNNNNNNNNNNNNNNNNNNNNNNNNNNNNNNNNNNNNNNNNNNNNNNNNNNNNNNNNNNNNNNNNNNNNNNNNNNNNNNNNNNNNNNNNNNNNNNNNNNNNNNNNNNNNNNNNNNNNNNNNNNNNNNNNNNNNNNNNNNNNNNNNNNNNNNNNNNNNNNNNNNNNNNNNNNNNNNNNNNNNNNNNNNNNNNNNNNNNNNNNNNNNNNNNNNNNNNNNNNNNNNNNNNNNNNNNNNNNNNNNNNNNNNNNNNNNNNNNNNNNNNNNNNNNNNNNNNNNNNNNNNNNNNNNNNNNNNNNNNNNNNNNNNNNNNNNNNNNNNNNNNNNNNNNNNNNNNNNNNNNNNNNNNNNNNNNNNNNNNNNNNNNNNNNNNNNNNNNNNNNNNNNNNNNNNNNNNNNNNNNNNNNNNNNNNNNNNNNNNNNNNNNNNNNNNNNNNNNNNNNNNNNNNNNNNNNNNNNNNNNNNNNNNNNNNNNNNNNNNNNNNNNNNNNNNNNNNNNNNNNNNNNNNNNNNNNNNNNNNNNNNNNNNNNNNNNNNNNNNNNNNNNNNNNNNNNNNNNNNNNNNNNNNNNNNNNNNNNNNNNNNNNNNNNNNNNNNNNNNNNNNNNNNNNNNNNNNNNNNNNNNNNNNNNNNNNNNNNNNNNNNNNNNNNNNNNNNNNNNNNNNNNNNNNNNNNNNNNNNNNNNNNNNNNNNNNNNNNNNNNNNNNNNNNNNNNNNNNNNNNNNNNNNNNNNNNNNNNNNNNNNNNNNNNNNNNNNNNNNNNNNNNNNNNNNNNNNNNNNNNNNNNNNNNNNNNNNNNNNNNNNNNNNNNNNNNNNNNNNNNNNNNNNNNNNNNNNNNNNNNNNNNNNNNNNNNNNNNNNNNNNNNNNNNNNNNNNNNNNNNNNNNNNNNNNNNNNNNNNNNNNNNNNNNNNNNNNNNNNNNNNNNNNNNNNNNNNNNNNNNNNNNNNNNNNNNNNNNNNNNNNNNNNNNNNNNNNNNNNNNNNNNNNNNNNNNNNNNNNNNNNNNNNNNNNNNNNNNNNNNNNNNNNNNNNNNNNNNNNNNNNNNNNNNNNNNNNNNNNNNNNNNNNNNNNNNNNNNNNNNNNNNNNNNNNNNNNNNNNNNNNNNNNNNNNNNNNNNNNNNNNNNNNNNNNNNNNNNNNNNNNNNNNNNNNNNNNNNNNNNNNNNNNNNNNNNNNNNNNNNNNNNNNNNNNNNNNNNNNNNNNNNNNNNNNNNNNNNNNNNNNNNNNNNNNNNNNNNNNNNNNNNNNNNNNNNNNNNNNNNNNNNNNNNNNNNNNNNNNNNNNNNNNNNNNNNNNNNNNNNNNNNNNNNNNNNNNNNNNNNNNNNNNNNNNNNNNNNNNNNNNNNNNNNNNNNNNNNNNNNNNNNNNNNNNNNNNNNNNNNNNNNNNNNNNNNNNNNNNNNNNNNNNNNNNNNNNNNNNNNNNNNNNNNNNNNNNNNNNNNNNNNNNNNNNNNNNNNNNNNNNNNNNNNNNNNNNNNNNNNNNNNNNNNNNNNNNNNNNNNNNNNNNNNNNNNNNNNNNNNNNNNNNNNNNNNNNNNNNNNNNNNNNNNNNNNNNNNNNNNNNNNNNNNNNNNNNNNNNNNNNNNNNNNNNNNNNNNNNNNNNNNNNNNNNNNNNNNNNNNNNNNNNNNNNNNNNNNNNNNNNNNNNNNNNNNNNNNNNNNNNNNNNNNNNNNNNNNNNNNNNNNNNNNNNNNNNNNNNNNNNNNNNNNNNNNNNNNNNNNNNNNNNNNNNNNNNNNNNNNNNNNNNNNNNNNNNNNNNNNNNNNNNNNNNNNNNNNNNNNNNNNNNNNNNNNNNNNNNNNNNNNNNNNNNNNNNNNNNNNNNNNNNNNNNNNNNNNNNNNNNNNNNNNNNNNNNNNNNNNNNNNNNNNNNNNNNNNNNNNNNNNNNNNNNNNNNNNNNNNNNNNNNNNNNNNNNNNNNNNNNNNNNNNNNNNNNNNNNNNNNNNNNNNNNNNNNNNNNNNNNNNNNNNNNNNNNNNNNNNNNNNNNNNNNNNNNNNNNNNNNNNNNNNNNNNNNNNNNNNNNNNNNNNNNNNNNNNNNNNNNNNNNNNNNNNNNNNNNNNNNNNNNNNNNNNNNNNNNNNNNNNNNNNNNNNNNNNNNNNNNNNNNNNNNNNNNNNNNNNNNNNNNNNNNNNNNNNNNNNNNNNNNNNNNNNNNNNNNNNNNNNNNNNNNNNNNNNNNNNNNNNNNNNNNNNNNNNNNNNNNNNNNNNNNNNNNNNNNNNNNNNNNNNNNNNNNNNNNNNNNNNNNNNNNNNNNNNNNNNNNNNNNNNNNNNNNNNNNNNNNNNNNNNNNNNNNNNNNNNNNNNNNNNNNNNNNNNNNNNNNNNNNNNNNNNNNNNNNNNNNNNNNNNNNNNNNNNNNNNNNNNNNNNNNNNNNNNNNNNNNNNNNNNNNNNNNNNNNNNNNNNNNNNNNNNNNNNNNNNNNNNNNNNNNNNNNNNNNNNNNNNNNNNNNNNNNNNNNNNNNNNNNNNNNNNNNNNNNNNNNNNNNNNNNNNNNNNNNNNNNNNNNNNNNNNNNNNNNNNNNNNNNNNNNNNNNNNNNNNNNNNNNNNNNNNNNNNNNNNNNNNNNNNNNNNNNNNNNNNNNNNNNNNNNNNNNNNNNNNNNNNNNNNNNNNNNNNNNNNNNNNNNNNNNNNNNNNNNNNNNNNNNNNNNNNNNNNNNNNNNNNNNNNNNNNNNNNNNNNNNNNNNNNNNNNNNNNNNNNNNNNNNNNNNNNNNNNNNNNNNNNNNNNNNNNNNNNNNNNNNNNNNNNNNNNNNNNNNNNNNNNNNNNNNNNNNNNNNNNNNNNNNNNNNNNNNNNNNNNNNNNNNNNNNNNNNNNNNNNNNNNNNNNNNNNNNNNNNNNNNNNNNNNNNNNNNNNNNNNNNNNNNNNNNNNNNNNNNNNNNNNNNNNNNNNNNNNNNNNNNNNNNNNNNNNNNNNNNNNNNNNNNNNNNNNNNNNNNNNNNNNNNNNNNNNNNNNNNNNNNNNNNNNNNNNNNNNNNNNNNNNNNNNNNNNNNNNNNNNNNNNNNNNNNNNNNNNNNNNNNNNNNNNNNNNNNNNNNNNNNNNNNNNNNNNNNNNNNNNNNNNNNNNNNNNNNNNNNNTTTACATGTAGATATGCAAACATCGACAGCATAATCTTAAACATAGTGAAGATGGTGaaggtaaaataaaaactagaatgGGAATTgtacaaaactaaaacaagagcAGATATTTCCCATGTTGTTAACAAGCTCTACTCGTTCTCCTCTTCACCACACAACATCCATACTGTGTTACATAACTGTTTCACAGATTCTAATTGGGCATCTTGTTCAAATACAAAGAGAAGAACATATACTACTTTGTTTTGTTACTATAAAATTCATATTGTAGATTCTTGGTTTCATGGAAGTGTGTGAAATAAACAACTGTTCGTATATACTCTACTGAGGTAGAACACCGTGCAATAAGTCAACTACTCGTTAACTCATCTAGTTGACAGCACTGCATCAAGACTTCCAAATTACATTATCAGAAAAGATTCAACATGGGCTGAAATCAGTTTCATTGATAGCACTGcatcaagattcaagagtttCATTGATAGATATCCGAAATATATTAACACATCAGAGTTGTGTATACTAACTTCAGCCCACATTGAGTGATTGTACTAACCTTGTGAACATAAAACCGATTCATAGAAACGTCCTACTAATCCAGAAGGTGAATACATCCTACTTAGTAAAAGATTTTACCACAAGCCCATCACGGATAAAGCAACAAAACCCTCAAAGACCTTAAATATATGATCAAGAATCAGAAAAGACGATGATCAAATCTAAACTAACTAAATCACAAGATAAACTGATAGAATCACAAGATTTACTTAAGCCAACGCGATACGATTCAAAATGGTGAAATATCTACAAGGAACCTATATTGCAGAACAACAAAAGCTCACTTAAACAATGTTTGCAAAAATCATTCGCATCAAAACTTAAGAATATATCAGCAACAAACAGATAAATTCTCTTAATCCTTCAGCACCAactgagagaatgagagaataaaCTAGACTAAACAGAAAGAAATACATCAACCAAAAAGACACTCAATTACAATGCTCAACAAAGTAGGTTAAAAACAAGCAATCTTCAAATCACCAGTCAACATACTCAATGCACACAATtcctatatataaaaacatacctAGTTGTATCGGAAGATGATTCTTATTGACAGCCGGACATATACGCATAGGCCTGGTCGAGCAGTATTGACCATTCATCTCGGGCAGCACCTTCACTCGGGCGTCTCTCTCCAACACCAGACTGAGCCCAGTTGAGCCTAAACGTCTGTTCACCGCTCAATCTGAAACCTCCGCCATCGTGTGTCGACTTAACCGAAGCGTCAATCTTTGGGTTACGCCGATTAATAAAGCCATCGCCTCCGGTGACCATCAACCCTCCATATGTAGACTGAAAATTCAGCGGATTCGATGTGAATCAGTTAAATTTTCAGATTCTCAGATAAATCGTCTCTTCCGTCGCCTCTCTTGTTTCCGTCGCCTTTCCAAAcgggagagaagagagagatagtCGGGGGAAGAATGAAAgagaaataaggaaaaaaaaactttttatatttatgaatggACCAATGGGCATCCGCCACGTTGCGTTACTCAGGGAGTTGCTTAATTTCTTCCCAAAGCATCGATACTCTTATTTTTGGACTCGGAAATGGGTATTTAAATGAGATTTT
This genomic window contains:
- the LOC104785022 gene encoding histidine protein methyltransferase 1 homolog isoform X2 — translated: MRAPSLLAQCLPGLLPQDRGGVSALSEKEKDLQLPTPAVEIIPSKTAAHHRYSGENLDVLGLQVFKGKVSVADMIGLSGSETASLKNEGSLKSWESSIVLVNVLKNEIRDGQLSFRGKRVLELGCNYGVPGIFACLKGASSVHFQDLSAETIRCTTIPNVLANLEQARDRQSRQPESPLTPSRQAVSASVRFYAGEWEELSTVLSIIRTDVLEPAIPALNLSFSEEDFMDGCSSQDGSITGQPDLSSRQSRKLSGSRAWERANETDQGGECGYDVILMTEIPYSVTSLKKLYSLIKK
- the LOC104785022 gene encoding histidine protein methyltransferase 1 homolog isoform X1, giving the protein MRAPSLLAQCLPGLLPQDRGGVSALSEKEKDLQLPTPAVEIIPSKTAAHHRYSGENLDVLGLQVFKGKVSVADMIGLSGSETASLKNEGSLKSWESSIVLVNVLKNEIRDGQLSFRGKRVLELGCNYGVPGIFACLKGASSVHFQDLSAETIRCTTIPNVLANLEQARDRQSRQPESPLTPSRQAVSASVRFYAGEWEELSTVLSIIRTDVLEPAIPALNLSFSEEDFMDGCSSQDGSITGQPDLSSRQSRKLSGSRAWERANETDQGGECGYDVILMTEIPYSVTSLKKLYSLIKKCLRPPYGVMYLAAKKQYVGFSSGTRHLRNLVDEETILGAHLVKETTDRDIWKFFLK
- the LOC104785023 gene encoding uncharacterized protein LOC104785023, producing the protein MNGTHRHHLLQLVLSCRKITAQVTQPGSSTIVAMASSSEQEFLARSRANLYRFPHSNNFWDSKTASRVGEKLGLRLRELGVDAVSINADEEISRPIHHRKRVLPLFDSVRRTGIRVDGTEQLNDIGVPVIVIPRN